One window of the Rhipicephalus sanguineus isolate Rsan-2018 chromosome 4, BIME_Rsan_1.4, whole genome shotgun sequence genome contains the following:
- the LOC119391453 gene encoding uncharacterized protein K02A2.6-like: MKVVKFLDELKTPKATLHAELFKGLGTLKDEYVIRLKPDAVPFSLSVPRRIPIPLLEVVCRELDKLESAEVIRRIDKPTPWCSGLVVVRKDDGSYRLCVDLTQLNKVVLRERHILPTVEQVLGLLGDATVFSRLDATASFHQVKLSADSQELTTFITTYGRYCFCRLPFGITSAPEYFQKQMARILEGQEGVANMRDDILVFGRTRQEHDARLSQVLSRLAKAGITSNEDKCRFGVSEVSFLGVVVSAKGIRLDPSKVEAVKAMEAPTDVAGVRRLLGMVNHLARFLPHISDVTAPIRALLNKSASWVWQHEQEAAFKKASTPVDTVELFAAQVVSCMSEVLPLSPEDVRQAQESDAECKALISFCQQGWPRKTKLPVHVSKYASVADELSVYDGILLKGPRIVIPSSLRPAVLTPLHEGHQGINRTKALARESVWWPGISADIGRQQTSTNCEQCTSTRVNLAEPLVPTALPGRPWEFLGMDLFHLHGQTFLLVVDYYSRFPEVVTLRGTTARAVIDALKSIFARHGIPQDVRSDNGPPFSSQEFAAFAVSYGFNHATSSPHYAQSNGEAERMLRPNWPPRKDVVAKDVAYKRKQTDDYNRHHGARDLSPLQTGRRVWVRPDQVQATVLSPGQRPRSYVVETDRGGVLQRNRRHLVPFVPSASGEESLPTAAQQPSPPQQVLQEPQPANSVEPAVPQGQPLQHSPAARDRSDGATRTRYGRRFVPPRRLNL, translated from the exons atgaaagttgtgaaatttcttgacgaaCTCAAGACTCCCAAAGCAACGCTGCACGCCGAGCTCTTCAAAGGATTGGGCACTCTCAAGGACGAATATGTTATTCGGCTGAAACCCGATGCCGTGCCCTTCTCGCTAAGCGTCCCCCGCAGGATCCCCATCCCGCTGCTCGAGGTCGTCTGCCGCGAGCTGGACAAATTGGAAAGCGCGGAAGTGATCCGCAGGATCGACAAGCCAACTCCATGGTGCTCTGGCCTCGTTGTCGTCAGGAAAGACGATGGTTCCTACCGGCTATGCGTCGACTTGACTCAACTTAACAAAGTCGTCCTCCGTGAACGGCATATTTTGCCAACGGTTGAGCAAGTCCTTGGCCTCCTCGGTGACGCAACAGTTTTTTCAAGGCTGGATGCGACCGCAAGCTTCCATCAGGTGAAGCTTTCTGCCGATTCCCAAGAGCTGACGACATTCATCACCACATATGGCCGATACTGCTTTTGCCGGCTCCCCTTTGGCATCACCTCCGCTCCCGAGTACTTCCAGAAACAGATGGCAAGAATCCTGGAGGGCCAAGAAGGGGTCGCCAACATGAGAGATGACATTCTGGTTTTTGGACGCACCCGCCAGGAGCATGACGCCAGACTGAGCCAGGTGCTATCTCGTCTTGCAAAAGCAGGCATCACGTCGAACGAGGACAAGTGTCGTTTTGGGGTATCTGAGGTCTCCTTCCTCGGAGTTGTCGTCTCAGCTAAGGGTATCAGGCTGGATCCAAGCAAGGTTGAAGCGGTCAAAGCTATGGAAGCTCCCACAGACGTCGCCGGTGTTAGACGACTGCTTGGAATGGTGAATCATCTCGCCAGATTCCTGCCACACATTTCGGACGTCACAGCACCCATCAGAGCCTTGCTGAACAAGTCTGCGAGCTGGGTGTGGCAGCATGAGCaagaggcagcattcaagaag GCATCCACTCCTGTGGACACGGTGGAACTCTTCGCAGCACAAGTAGTCAGCTGCATGTCAGAAGTCTTGCCACTCAGCCCTGAAGATGTACGACAGGCACAAGAATCCGATGCAGAGTGCAAGGCCCTCATCTCCTTCTGCCAGCAAGGTTGGCCACGAAAGACCAAGCTACCTGTGCATGTGTCGAAGTATGCCTCCGTGGCAGACGAGCTCTCTGTCTACGATGGtatcctgctgaaaggcccccGGATCGTCATCCCGTCATCTCTTCGGCCGGCGGTCTTGACGCCGTTGCACGAAGGCCATCAGGGCATCAACAGGACCAAAGCCCTAGCTCGGGAGTCGGTTTGGTGGCCGGGTATCTCAGCAGACATCGGCAGACAGCAGACATCGACCAACTGCGAACAGTGCACTTCCACCCGGGTGAACCTTGCAGAACCCCTAGTTCCCACAGCTCTACCTGGACGTCCCTGGGaatttctcggaatggacttgttCCATCTCCATGGCCAGACGTTCCTCCTGGTGGTGGACTACTACTCGAGGTTTCCCGAGGTGGTGACCCTGAGAGGCACTACAGCTCGGGCAGTCATCGATGCTCTCAAAAGCATCTTCGCACGCCACGGAATCCCACAAGACGTCAGGTCGGACAACGGCCCACCGTTCTCGTCGCAAGAGTTTGCGGCATTCGCAGTGTCTTATGGCTTCAACCATGCGACCAGTAGCCCACACTACGCCCAGTCAAacggagaggcagagaggatg CTACGTCCCAACTGGCCGCCAAGGAAAGATGTCGTCGCCAAGGATGTAGCCTACAAGCGTAAGCAGACCGACGACTACAATAGGCATCACGGAGCTCGAGACCTGTCACCTCTCCAAACGGGTCGGCGTGTGTGGGTGCGCCCTGACCAAGTGCAAGCTACGGTCCTCAGTCCGGGGCAAAGGCCAAGAAGCTACGTGGTCGAAACAGACCGAGGGGGTGTTCTACAGCGCAACCGCCGTCACCTAGTGCCTTTCGTGCCTTCCGCCTCCGGTGAGGAATCGCTGCCAACAGCTGCACAGCAACCATCGCCACCGCAGCAAGTTCTTCAGGAACCACAGCCTGCCAACAGCGTGGAACCTGCGGTCCCCCAAgggcagcctttgcaacattccccAGCAGCCAGGGACCGTAGCGATGGTGCTACACGAACCCGTTACGGCCGGCGCTTTGTTCCGCCGCGCCGTTTGAACTTGTGA